One Pseudomonas tolaasii NCPPB 2192 genomic window carries:
- a CDS encoding SctD/MshK family protein, whose translation MTALISLGPVAGIGAPTLTVTGGLHQGSSLVLDQPVYTIGADLAADLVLSDPGIAGLHLRLRFFEGGQVAVEALGGDVLLSANVRIPQGSGHRARLPLQLRIGTAGVSLALPEGAEKPVAAPRKLTPWIVAGALLFLCAGALAFRGETPLASAASVAEVPAVKKPSREQAKAWFEQQLQAARLDDIKVSNLNGQLSATGTFEQSQKPQWVALQQAFDQRYGQQIVLNPKVAVRADAARPRVRFQAVWFGTNPYVINDSGKRLYPGAALADNWVLERIENNQVVLARGEERFTFTL comes from the coding sequence ATGACAGCCTTGATTTCCTTGGGCCCGGTCGCCGGTATTGGCGCACCGACCCTGACTGTGACCGGCGGTTTGCACCAGGGCAGTTCCCTGGTGCTCGACCAGCCCGTCTACACCATCGGCGCGGACCTCGCTGCCGACCTGGTACTCAGCGATCCCGGCATTGCCGGCCTGCACCTGCGCCTGCGTTTTTTTGAAGGTGGCCAGGTGGCGGTCGAAGCGTTGGGCGGTGACGTACTGCTCAGCGCCAATGTGCGCATCCCCCAGGGCAGCGGGCATCGCGCGCGCTTGCCTTTGCAGCTGCGTATCGGCACGGCGGGCGTAAGCCTGGCGCTGCCTGAAGGCGCAGAAAAACCCGTCGCCGCACCGCGCAAATTGACGCCCTGGATCGTGGCGGGAGCCTTGTTGTTCCTGTGCGCGGGCGCGTTGGCCTTTCGCGGTGAGACGCCGCTGGCTTCGGCGGCCAGCGTGGCTGAAGTGCCCGCCGTTAAAAAACCTTCCCGCGAACAGGCCAAGGCCTGGTTCGAGCAACAGTTGCAGGCGGCCCGTCTGGATGACATCAAAGTCAGCAACCTAAATGGCCAGCTCAGTGCGACCGGCACCTTCGAGCAATCGCAAAAACCGCAGTGGGTGGCGCTGCAACAGGCCTTCGACCAGCGTTACGGGCAGCAGATCGTGCTCAACCCGAAAGTGGCGGTGCGCGCGGATGCGGCACGGCCGCGGGTGCGCTTCCAGGCGGTCTGGTTCGGCACCAATCCTTATGTGATCAACGACAGCGGCAAGCGCCTGTACCCCGGCGCGGCGCTGGCGGACAACTGGGTGCTGGAGCGCATCGAGAATAACCAGGTGGTTCTCGCCCGAGGCGAGGAGCGCTTTACCTTCACGTTATGA
- a CDS encoding tetratricopeptide repeat protein — MARDNDDAVQLLKGIGELYRRNGQSQRALVMLLIAVSVAPHDGVLLRSLVLAFTDSGDATRALGALDRLVAQEGESASLLLLRARALWYGERKDEARQCFKRYLAARRAGA, encoded by the coding sequence ATGGCCCGCGATAACGACGACGCCGTGCAACTGCTCAAGGGCATCGGCGAGCTGTACCGGCGCAATGGCCAGTCCCAGCGCGCGCTGGTGATGTTGTTGATCGCCGTCAGCGTTGCGCCCCACGACGGCGTGCTGCTGCGCTCGCTGGTGCTGGCCTTCACCGACAGCGGCGATGCCACGCGCGCCCTCGGCGCGCTGGACCGCCTGGTGGCGCAGGAAGGCGAATCCGCCAGCCTGTTGCTGCTGCGTGCCCGCGCGCTGTGGTACGGCGAGCGCAAAGACGAAGCGCGCCAGTGCTTCAAACGTTACCTGGCCGCACGCAGGGCTGGCGCATGA